The following are from one region of the Coffea eugenioides isolate CCC68of chromosome 2, Ceug_1.0, whole genome shotgun sequence genome:
- the LOC113761337 gene encoding LRR receptor-like serine/threonine-protein kinase ERECTA, whose product MGIFPFNLQAETTRILKLYHSSDLAQNSLSGEIPRLIYWNEVLQYLGLRGNKLGGTLSPNMCQLMGLWYFCLFSDVRNNSLTGSIPENIGNCTAFQVLDLSYNQLTGEIPFNIGFLQVDTFGTKRSSSSHTERSLPKEKARKAATSRCRRSSSFI is encoded by the exons ATGGGGATATTCCCTTTCAATCTCCAAGCTGAAACAACTAGAATTCTT AAACTGTACCATTCCAGTGACTTGGCACAAAATAGTTTGAGCGGAGAAATACCAAGACTCATATATTGGAATGAAGTACTGCAATATTT GGGTTTGCGTGGGAACAAGTTGGGCGGAACTCTCTCGCCAAATATGTGTCAGCTCATGGGCCTGTGGTACTT TTGTCTGTTCAGTGATGTCCGAAACAACAGCTTGACTGGTTCTATTCCAGAGAATATTGGAAATTGTACAGCCTTCCAGGTTTT GGATTTGTCGTATAATCAATTGACTGGTGAGATTCCCTTCAATATCGGTTTCTTGCAAGTGGATACCTT TGGAACAAAAAGAAGCTCGTCGAGTCACACAGAGCGAAGCTTACCAAAAGAGAAAGCAAGAAAAGCAGCTACATCAAG GTGTAGAAGAAGTTCCAGTTTCATATGA